A genomic region of Scomber japonicus isolate fScoJap1 chromosome 5, fScoJap1.pri, whole genome shotgun sequence contains the following coding sequences:
- the pskh1 gene encoding serine/threonine-protein kinase H1 homolog, with the protein MGCRNSKVLPEPPGDVHLNLVKKVDPPQPPQTDIYKHFIRGDGTGSKMGGAGGGGGDKADSTSPYQAQAQAATPTVSTQPPKDPSELSDPQRKKVAKYRAKFDPRVTAKYDIKALIGRGSFSRVVRVEHKSTRQPYAIKMIETRYREGREVCESELCVLRRVRHTNIIQLMEVFETAERVYMVMELATGGELFDRIIARGSFTERDATRVLQMVLDGVKYLHTLGITHRDLKPENLLYYHPGADSKIIITDFGLASSRKKGDECLMKTTCGTPEYIAPEILVRKPYTNAVDMWALGVISYILLSGTMPFEDDNRMRLYRQILKGKYSFSGEPWPSVSNLAKDFVERILTVDPSERLTAGQALKHPWIVSMAASSSMKNLQRCISQNLLKRASSRCHSTKSAQSTRSSRSTKSNKARRVREKELRELNRRYQQQYNG; encoded by the exons ATGGGGTGCAGGAACAGTAAGGTCCTCCCTGAGCCTCCAGGGGATGTTCATTTGAACCTGGTCAAAAAG gtTGATCCTCCCCAACCTCCTCAGACAGATATCTATAAGCACTTCATACGAGGGGATGGCACTGGAAGCAAGATGGGTGGGGCTGGTGGAGGGGGAGGTGACAAGGCAGACTCTACCTCTCCGTACCAGGCCCAGGCGCAAGCTGCCACTCCCACTGTTTCTACTCAGCCACCCAAGGACCCTTCCGAACTGTCGGACCCTCAGCGGAAGAAGGTGGCAAAATACCGAGCCAAGTTTGACCCGCGTGTCACAGCCAAGTACGACATCAAAGCTCTGATAGGTCGTGGGAGTTTTAGCCGGGTCGTCCGCGTGGAGCACAAGAGCACGCGGCAGCCGTACGCCATCAAAATGATCGAGACCCGGTATcgggaggggagggaggtgtGCGAGTCGGAGCTGTGCGTTCTACGACGCGTTCGTCACACCAATATAATCCAGCTGATGGAGGTCTTCGAGACAGCGGAACGCGTCTACATGGTGATGGAGCTGGCCACCGGAGGAGAGCTCTTCGACCGGATCATCGCTCGCGGCTCCTTCACCGAGCGGGATGCCACAAGGGTCCTCCAGATGGTGTTGGATGGCGTCAAGTATCTCCACACTTTGGGGATCACTCATCGAGACCTGAAGCCAGAGAACCTGCTCTACTACCACCCTGGAGCCGATTCCAAGATCATCATCACTGACTTTGGTTTGGCCAGTAGCAGGAAGAAGGGAGATGAGTGTCTGATGAAGACCACCTGTGGTACGCCAGAGTACATCGCCCCTGAGATCCTGGTCAGGAAACCCTATACAAACGCAGTAGACATGTGGGCGCTGGGGGTGATATCGTACATCCTGCTGAGTGGAACCATGCCCTTCGAGGACGACAACCGCATGAGGCTCTACCGGCAGATCCTCAAGGGGAAGTACAGCTTCTCTGGAGAG CCGTGGCCCAGCGTCTCCAACCTGGCCAAAGACTTTGTGGAGCGGATTCTAACAGTGGATCCCAGTGAGCGGCTTACGGCCGGCCAGGCCCTGAAGCACCCTTGGATCGTCAGTATGGCTGCCTCATCCTCCATGAAGAACCTACAACGCTGTATATCTCAGAACCTCCTTAAGAGGGCGTCCTCTCGCTGCCACAGTACAAAGTCTGCCCAGTCCACGCGCTCTAGTCGCTCAACCAAATCCAACAAAGCCCGGCGGGTGCGGGAGAAGGAGTTGCGCGAGCTGAATCGTCGCTATCAGCAGCAATACAATGGCTGA